The nucleotide window ATCTAcacaaaacttcaaaaaaaaaatagcaattaGTTCAAGACACGCATAGAAAACACCAGATTTTTACATATTAACATAAGgaggtaaaaaaaattactattccAAAGATATAATAGATTTAATTCATCTTAAATTATACATACATGCCAATCTCCACTAAAAATTCAATACTCcactgttttatatataaaaataattaatcctAGAAAATTCATCAACTTTCTGCATTTACTCCCGCATTCACAATTGCTGCTAAGTCTTCAGTTTGTTTGCTTTCCTTCAACCTCTCTCTAATGAGTTCTGCTATTGctttttgtgtttgtttttccaatttttctaattttttactaacgTCCCGTTTTAAATCCCAATCAGGTTTTCTAGGAGCTAATGATGTAACATCAAGTTGATCAATTACTACAGACGATTTGGCAGACTCCAACTGATCTTCAACCTAAAAgtatatttgcaaaaataaaaactttaaaaatataaaaaatatattatacctcTTTAGTAACATCTCCAGGATCTGCTGGTTCGATTGTGTAATCGTTTAGATCATTATTTAAAGGTTTGTAACTTCTAAATAGAGGTTTTGGTAATGGTAaatcttcatcttcattttGCTTGCCTTGATTGTTGGTTTCACCTGTTCGTTTTCTTCTTAgattttttaatctttcttttctctttaaagCTTCTTCTTCTAAATGACCAACTTGAGGATCGGTTTCcgtcattttatatatttactcgGATAAAATATCCTCAACATAATAAACTTAACAATCTACAAGTTTTAAGGTTATGTTCGAGTACAAAAATGTCATCAGTATAATCACTTTCAATTGTGTAGAAATCAAACGTCAATTGAATGTTttagataatatttattacaacaaaGTAATTTGGATTGactaactaaataaatatatattattgtttaatttgtataaataaaatttcattatgacGTATAATAGCGTGTGAATTTAATTGAAGAAAGTTTTGATTGTTTGTTCAGGTAAAAACCCATACTggagataattaaaaaatatgcacAATGTAATCAATagacacaataaaaataatatttttttgagctCTTaagtttcatataatttatgaaCATTTCATTTACTGCAATCGTTACAGGAAAGATACATTTTGTGCACCAAGTGTTTATAAATACGACATCCTGttcgaacaaaataaaaaatagctcCGTTTAAAAATTGGTTTCCTTTTCCTACATCAATGtcgaaatttgaaataatgaagaaatgtctaagatgaaaaatttcatatcacTCATCTCGATTGCAATCAACAAACGAAACAAATCAAGAGGTGTGTAAATTGACGCCTACTTTTTCCTGGTTTTATACTAATGAAAtatacgttttttatttatgttcattTATAATACAGACAggtaataaataagtaattcaataaatcaattgcttttgttcaatttctcttttttccttcaaatgacaaaaaattgaataaggGGTATTTTAAATTCGAATAATATAGGGGATTTTCGTAGttagaattattgttttatgtaaataacAATTTCATATACGTATTTAACATCAAAAAAGCAACATActtatagtccattcgtttaGAAAACGAGGCAATTATACCTGCATAAAAGCAATAAGAATGAGGTTAATATTCATCTCTTTAAATAACAATCTATTTCAAATTCAGCCTATaaataatagtataaaataGGGTGTTACCCATAGTACATACTTGCTGGAAAATAGTATGGTTGATGTTTGATTCTGGTTTTTACCAATATTATTATCGCAGAAATAGAATCGTGGAAAAAGAAGAGATAGTTTGCTAAAGAAGGAAATATTTTAGGGaaatacgaaaattgaaaaCAGATGGAAAACGTGATAaggaaaatcaattaaatatcCTAGGGAAGCTTATTTACAAGGTTTTGTACAAAATGATCCGCTACTATTTGTGTCAATGTCTACCAAAATGATTGctaatgtttttgaaaagtattcATATCAAaagtttgataatatttctattaattacGTCATAGCACTTCTTATAGTACAAATAGGCTCAAAGTAGGAAATTCCAAatcttaatatttatatcatacAGTGTGTTGCATTTAAATTAAAGATacttctatattttatttattcacaaatgtcttgattttaagtttttccgatagacaattaaaaaaaatgattatttattatttctgatTCTCAAAAATGCTGTCAGTTCAAATATTCTCATATAGttattactaaatttatttcgtagtaaacaacaatcaaaactttttttatattgaatgtgCGAGGTATTTCAGCTACATGCTTCGGTAGGCGTTAATAAGGAAGTAGACTGATAATTTGGTACTCATTGCCTGATATTTTAATTCGTATAGTAAATTTCTGCGTGACCAAAACTATTCTGTCTAATAATATAGCAAATCAGTAAATTGTCAAGCCACCCTGGTATTTTTGTTGTACAAGAGCTTGCGTACAGGATGGACCAGAAATGTTATTAACGATTATGAATCGACTATAGAATACATAGCGTGTAACAGCACATTTTactttgtaaataaatacagactttttataattaaatatatttatttgaacacaaaaCCTTGTCCTCCGCCTTTTCATTGTGACCCATCTCTTCCATACAAAATTTCGAGTATAAAATAAAGTATGTCATGCGTATAACTTATCTGCGACGAACATGTGTGAAGGAAATGAGTCACAATCTCAGATATGGCTTGGAAGGAGTCGGATCTTTGTTGGCCGAATCGAAAGATAAGTCACAATTTATTTCACTTGTTTCAGTTCGCGTTTACGTTTACGGCGAGCTCGACACGACTTGGcgcttcttttttatttttatttgagttgAACGGTTTCGTGAGACTTTCACCGAATCCACCGGTTTAACGTCTTCTGGTAAAATTTTGTTCACCAGCGGTTCGCAGGTGGATGTTATTTCTTAGATTTTGCGGATATTTCCGGTATAGGTGAgtttatttatcatttgaagGAGGATTGATTTGTAAATGCGTTCAAATGAAggttattttctttgttttatgttgagaataagATAATGAGTAACGagttttttattggatttttttatcttatgTGTTTTATGAATGTTTATGAATGTACAGTTGAGAATTATCGAGTTATTCAATATACACGGTGTCCAAATGAAAATCACTTCATTCTAAATAACTGCGAATGTAATAACTTTTTGAAGTACGTCGATTTTGATTTCATAGGGAATATTATAACACTTGTGTATATATAACTACTTGTTTCTACCTTTTATATGTACTCCTCGGCTTCGAAATGTTACTTTTTGATGGTTGTTCTCTCTTATTTCAAAATGGTTTAGGGCTAAATATGAAACTttagagaaaatagaaaaaaaaacgatcattGGGGTGGACACTACGTTTTTAAAGAATCTGACGATTCTAGCAGTTGTTCTGTGTTGTTCTAAGTTTGTTCTATATTCTTCCAAAATATATACGCTGCTTTTGCACTGCGCTAGGAATTCGAAGCACTCACCTTGCACTAATTTAATGcacattcaaatattcatgtAGTTTTATCTTAATATTTGGAAGACTGACTAATCCATCATTGCACAGTTGGAATTACTGAACCTACATAAAATTTGGAGGGTAGGTTCCTCCTACCATGTAAGCATTTTCCTTCAGGCctgtagaatataaaaaattcttcagcACAATAAATCAGCCGTTGAAGACATCGAGTAATAGTCCATAGACCAGTTTTCATAGAAGCATGGAAAAAGTAAAAGACTGCAGCTCATagtgattaatataaaaaatggtcTTCATCGAAGAATGTAGCAtcatatttgtacaaaaaaaaattggtgagGACATGAACGCAACTCGCTTCGAACTTAGGTCCTTTCCGcaacttttcaaataacatttttgcAAGCTTTTcctagaaaataataatttatgaagaATTACGCGAATGAAAAGAAGTTTCAAAATTGAACTCTCCATAATATGGAACCTTGGGAATAAAGTCCAGCAGCACTTCATACTCTAATCCTGAATCAATAGTTTGTGATGGATTCAAAGTATTATGTTCCAAAAGTTGTCTCACGCATGATTAAATTAGACTTAATctctttaacattttttgtctcAGAAACAGCCCGAAAATTGCAATCCTCACTCATCTGTTTTGAAATCTGAACATATTAATCTATCGACTTACTTGGATGCTGCTTTCTGGAAAATAAGGCAAATATTTCATTCTAAGATTTGATATACAAAGTCTTGATGGCATCTTCATACCTTGAACATTCATTTATGTATCAAAATACAGTTGATATAACATAATTgatgaagaaattttgttttgatagaCACCTCGGTAATCTCCAAGAAATTTCATATCCATTGGGCCCAAAGGCTAGTAGAAGAAGCCACGTTTAGAAATGTGGgctgcaatttcttttgtttttaggcCGGTCACTTAGaactaattcaaaattttgacatcTCAACATAGTTTTTTGAGATTAAGAAACTACGCGACTTTTTCTGGGATGCCTCTCCCAAGTGATTTATTAGTTATGATCCATCCTGTATAAATACTAATCGATTAGGATTGATCCAATGGTTATAAATAAAACGCTTACATCAAAATCAAATTCGTTATCTCTATTACTTGACATAATTCTTAGagttatgataataattttagatatgGGTTTATCCTTTATTGAGGAAAttcttatttcttcattattcatttaaattttttcgaaaaagtcaaacaaaattataaattttgaaatatcaattatagTCTAAAATCCATTGACATTTTTGAGTGATGATATACTTGATACTTTAATTTTCGATATACTGTTGTGAAGGGTCTAAGTGCCATCCGTGAGGATTAGCCCTGATGACAGTTCGAAAAGGGTGAAAACATCATCAATTTGCAAAAAACGCGCAACTTTTTATTACATGGTTAAggctaacattttttttttcaatagtccTTTGATAACAGAAAATCATCGACTTAACTTTGGCAGATTGATTGGACAGAAACTGAGATACAAGAAAATAAAGATAACttctttttatatatcaaattatctacaaaaaatccCTGAGTCGTtttccaaaacacgtttccatcACTAgcatagtatttgtgcagtagcggtttgaaatgaacgtgtttttttctcgagccgaaaaaattgaagaaaactcCGACCGTGTACTATAAGTTGTTGCTAGAGTCCTAGAgataattctctatctcgtgcgtgtgtttttgaatggtgtaagcgctttagtgatggccgagagagcactgaagatgccCAGCGCCCAGGTCGGCTTGTGACTCTTTCAACTTCAGAAACAGTGATCAAAATCAACTAAATTGTACGTACAGATCGTCgtatgagcatccggatgattgccgaggctgtaaacgccgataaaaaaacgattagaaaaattttacacgaggaattacacatggcaaaagtctgtgcgaagttggtgccaaaaaatctaaCTCCTGCGCCAACGGGTCTGCTGAGACTtctttgaaaggttagaaaaagatctgctttgaaagggacctgatttgagtcgatggaaacggtaaagcaaaaaacggcagagcttctaaaggccctcaccaaagaagacttccagcactgcttcgatcaatggaaaaaacgtatggaaagatgTGTGGCGAGAGAAGGGGAGTATATTgtaggggagcattcgaatgtagaaaaatttttataataaaaccctttttcgtcacacatatctttatttaatagccagacctcgtatacattatttcttatatatacaataaaactatataaaaaaaataataacaaatataaatatatagataaatttAGTCTTCCTTGTGATAATACGTATATCAACATTAATTGTTTATGCATTCCAACACATTTAACCTATTCGCCATTTTGGCATAacctttatttataattgataatacAGTTATACGAGATTTTTTTTGGTATGGTACTCTGTTACAATAACAGGATAGACATCaatacaattaaatttatattcattgaATTGATAatgttattgtgaaaaaaaaaattaaaaaaaatgtctacaCCCAAagataacttttatttatttatttacgtaGGTTTGTACGTGTATAAAACCAGATGTTTTTTAAACgactataaatattaaaaagaaagaaaatagtGTCGTGatttatacaaggtgttctaATAGTGGCTAAACTTTTTAATTAGGGCTACGACCCGTACTTTATAATAGAGTATTGCACGTTATTTCAGCTAATTGTCCTCGACATTTTATAGTTCGGtaaaattagaccaaaaaaataagaatgaagcTACATATATTCCCACCAAGCtgtaaatcaataaaattgttcaaaatataattaaaaataaagttttaaaacttCCCATCATTCCCTTGTGTggtaaaaatgttattcaaggtcaaaggttaaaaaaatgagtttttctcgATTTTCAACAAAACGGCGAGTTTTAGCAAATaaataccttagacaaaaattgtagatcataaaattatctacaaaaaatgttttaatagttttttcctACGAGGcgctgtttctgagatataacatTCGAAACATTGTAATCGTCAAAAAATGCAACTCCaactgaaaaaactattttcttctaAACAGTATGATTGACTGCGTTTTCCCAGTTTTCAGACTTACAACTGCTCAACATCACTCttttcaaaagaattattttttcttgaaatcttATCTATGCCCATACCAGTTGAATCGGGTTTTCAATTTCTCTTTATATAGGAAACACAAAGAATAAACTACATTTAACTAAAGTCTGTCTCCCTTTCCTCTTGGTGGATTTAAACCAATAgataaattattcgaaaaagaCACTCTTCGACTTGTAACAGTTTCATCTTGCCAAAATTTAATTGGTTTATGTTCTTCcttgatccatgtttcatctaaaCAAATTAGATCCCCATTTCCTTTATAATCCTTGGGTAATTTCTTTTCCATATaacaatatcttttttattagaatagaCTTTCTGGAATGCTTTTTCCAGCGAAAGCCCAATGGTGACTAATTTCGATAAATACTTTCCGATATATTGATTTAGCTCCGAATACAAGGCGATTTAGATTTTTAACTGAATCCattcaaaaaagttttctatACATAAACAGGATAAAAAACTAAGTGATACGATGCAAATGGACGATAATATATAAATCGAGTGGTTGTACACATTCAACTTTTCAGATGATATCGCCCTTGCTCAAAAATTTTACGGCCATCGATGATGGTGCAGCAttctgtttaaaattaaataagttcTATACTTCAGCATTTTGTGGATAGATGGTGCTACCAGTGTCATCATGAACGATTATGTTTACGGTTTGTTTCTGTAAATACACGTGGTTGTTTGTTTGCTAACGAatgttttgaaacaattatagaTATTGACGAAGAAGTTGGCATTCGTTTCGTATTACCAAACATTTCCATTTGAGCTTACATTTATTTCCGTAGTTGCATTCTATAGTAGAAATTTCATTAGCAAACCTTATTTCTAAAGATTGGCGAGAGTTTCTAGGGGTTGCTAAACGAGGCTTACATTGAGGAGGCACAGCCACCGATCCAAACGTCCTCACTGATGAGGCCGACGAAGATCAAGATGGGAAATTGGAGAGGCCGTCAACTTCACTCTCGAAGTTGAAATAGAGCTTTCGAACGAACAACCCTTTTCCCCCTATGATTTTGAAGACCCATTGAAAAACTggtctcaaaaataaaattaactggGTTGAAAATGGCGATCTAGACAACACAAGATATCGAACTTCTCTCTATAAacaattatatgtaaaaaatggGTTTATGTAATGAATtgaatgtaaatttttataaataatgtaagttacttataaatattgtatttagtcactaaaaaaattcatcctatagaaaataaatggaaaacaatTTTGGTCAAAACGGGTTAATGACAGCTCcatactaatttttttcgaaattcagaaaaatcttcacaacgcGTGCGTAAAGTTATTtcgtaacaaaatttttgaataacccTCGTATGGGTTATATATCCAATGTCTTATGATATTTAgggattttaaaaaataacatttaatcaATTTATGCGGCTTACAAACATTTCACAATTAACTAATTATGTCAATTTCattaaatgttaattaattcaTTACTCACATTATTTGACGCAATTTTAGatgttacaaatttttaaaaatgcaaaGTTTAAATATTAACCGCTTCCTATCGAATGGTCTGTGAAATGAATTAGTTTATGTGTTTCTTAATTGATTCATTATTCGtcgaaaagttttcaaattccGTCAGCTGGagtgtctataaaaagtttCCTACTAATGCTTTTATCTCAATCAACGGGAAATGTAACACAGAAttttaataacgaaaaaaaaacggagTGAAAGAACTGTAAGTATGATTAGATTATCAATTGAATTAGATCTTTTTCAGAAGAACATTCGACATACTGGAAATGTACTTATAAATTTAGAAACCATATACGtacttaataataatacttCTTCAAATAACGGATGATGATCTAGTAGCGCAACATGCAAACGGTACACATTGGCgaaaaagaagtagaaataATTACCGACAATTCCCGATTTTGACAACACACAACCAAATAGCGTCAATGAAGTGTCACTCGAAATGCGCAAGGCTCTAGCTGAATTTTAGGGGACAAActcaaaattactcaaattgAGGATCAACAAAAGTTCGACTCCATCGATAAAAGCGAGCTAAAACGTCTAAGGGAGTATAATAATTGCGCACAACGTTTTAAACTCTTAAGAAACCATTAGTGCAGTCATTGAAGCGAAAAATAGCGTCTTACCtctgaatttttttactgtgaagtaaatttgcatgaaattttggttcttaaaaattgacatttagCCATTTTACGTGTTTAATGATAAGGGGTGACATTACCTCATAATACAATCATATTCAACCATTTGAAAACCTCACAACCATTGCAAACAACCcctaaattgtgaaaattactttggtatgacataaaaagatttaagtattgagtaaataatattttatgtaggTCGgaaataattagtaataaatatttatgtgaaaaatatccCCAAAAAATGTGctgaattaaaaattgtactttACATAATCTACTTGTTAATTTGGTGACAATTTAATCGATATGTCacttaaataattgaaacaaactGATTAAATTAATACGACAATAAACTTAAAACCCTACCAGGGATAATCCGAGCAATACACATACTTACCTTCATTCAAATTCACTTTTCTCCAAATATTCACACTCCGAAATTTTCCGTTtactaagtagaaaaaaatacggTTAGTTTTTGGACCACAACTTCTTCATTTTTGATGCTATCACAACTTATAAAAAACCATTCTGAAGGTAATTAAAAGAGCTACaacttttttaattacaatatatagtgaaaaaccttttattttaaaacggtgAAGGGTCAAACGGATCGAGAGAGACTTTGATTGCATTGCCGCGCGCTCTTTAAACAATCATATCTCCGTCAATTTTTGTGTGACAGAAAAAAGACAACCATATTTTTTGTCGGAAAAAGACCtagattttttaacaatatacttttatacgtatctttcatcatttttgagatattatgaaatgaagggggtttttttaaaaattcgaaatttttttttcttaaaatcgtaattttttgaaaaatatttatcctAAAGCAGCCAAACTGTTAGAATCGATCAAACTCtttatattaaagataagtCTAGACGGAATAcgattatttttacttttggtGGCAATGACACTTATGAAACCCATtggtttaaaagaaaaaacaatgttCGTCTTATTTGCATTACAGCTCACTAATTTTTTACGTGCAAAAGACTTTTAATAGTGCTCTTTTTAAAGCTTATTTCAAGCACTATAAAAccttatttcattataatgCATAAAATGTATCTGCTCGCCGCTAGATGGCAATACATCGATTAAATttcagataaaataaaaaacggcTTTGATTTTTAATATCTCCCTTAATATTGCACTTAGAACACTTTATATAAAACCGATTTGTTCAGTTTTTCACCtgctacaattttttcattataaaattttcgttaaaatgcatatttttggaGGTATTTGCAAAAAACCGgtgaaaaacgtgaaaaaattccaaattttcaattactaataacttgaaaaatattgagttttttgaaaaactttataaaacatttt belongs to Diorhabda carinulata isolate Delta chromosome X, icDioCari1.1, whole genome shotgun sequence and includes:
- the LOC130900715 gene encoding coiled-coil domain-containing protein 12, whose translation is MTETDPQVGHLEEEALKRKERLKNLRRKRTGETNNQGKQNEDEDLPLPKPLFRSYKPLNNDLNDYTIEPADPGDVTKEVEDQLESAKSSVVIDQLDVTSLAPRKPDWDLKRDVSKKLEKLEKQTQKAIAELIRERLKESKQTEDLAAIVNAGVNAES